A region from the Polaribacter sp. Hel1_33_78 genome encodes:
- a CDS encoding bifunctional UDP-sugar hydrolase/5'-nucleotidase, giving the protein MERRNFIKQLGGASALAMVGGLTLPSFTDKQKRHITILHTNDTHSHIEPFKANHRRNANRGGIARRATLIEQIRKENQNTLLLDAGDIFQGTPYFNYFEGELEFKLMSILKYDVATIGNHDFDNSIEGLFKQLPNAKFDFVSANYNFKNTILDTHIKPYKIIIKDDIKIGIFGLGIELEGLVNKKMYKETVYLNPIEITQDITSKLKDEEKCDLIICLSHLGYYYKNNPNKVSDLNLAKITKNIDLIIGGHTHTFLPKPTIVKNIAGKNMLVNQVGAYGINLGRIDFYFDAQNNKTSKGTTILV; this is encoded by the coding sequence ATGGAAAGAAGAAATTTTATAAAACAATTAGGAGGAGCATCAGCACTTGCCATGGTTGGCGGATTAACATTACCATCTTTTACTGACAAGCAAAAACGTCATATCACTATTTTACATACCAATGACACTCACAGTCATATAGAGCCTTTTAAAGCAAATCATCGCAGAAATGCGAACAGAGGAGGAATTGCTAGAAGGGCCACTTTGATTGAACAAATTCGGAAAGAAAATCAGAATACGCTATTATTAGATGCTGGTGATATTTTTCAAGGAACACCTTATTTCAACTATTTTGAAGGCGAACTTGAATTTAAGCTGATGAGTATATTAAAATATGATGTAGCAACAATTGGTAATCACGATTTCGACAACTCTATAGAGGGCTTATTTAAGCAATTACCAAATGCAAAGTTCGATTTTGTTTCCGCCAACTACAATTTTAAAAATACGATTTTAGATACCCATATCAAACCTTATAAAATCATCATCAAAGATGATATTAAAATTGGCATATTTGGTTTAGGTATTGAATTAGAAGGATTAGTAAATAAAAAAATGTATAAAGAAACTGTATACTTAAATCCTATAGAAATAACTCAGGATATTACAAGTAAGTTAAAAGATGAAGAAAAATGTGATTTAATTATCTGCTTATCGCATTTAGGATATTATTACAAAAACAATCCAAATAAGGTTTCTGATTTAAATTTAGCAAAAATCACTAAAAATATTGACTTAATTATTGGCGGACACACGCATACATTTTTACCAAAACCAACCATTGTAAAAAACATAGCTGGTAAAAACATGTTGGTAAATCAAGTTGGAGCTTATGGTATAAATTTAGGTAGGATTGATTTTTATTTTGATGCGCAGAACAATAAAACATCTAAAGGAACAACGATTTTAGTATAG
- the era gene encoding GTPase Era, with protein sequence MTHKAGFVNIIGNPNVGKSTLMNALVGEKLSIITPKAQTTRHRILGIVNEEDYQIVFSDTPGIIQPAYELQSSMMDFVKSALDDADVLIYMVEVGEKELKNEAFFKRIIHSEIPVILLLNKIDKSTQDEVEEKVKYWTEKVPNASVFVISALEKFNITAVFDKIKELLPEGPPYYPKDQLTDKPERFFVNEKIREKILIHYKKEIPYSVEVETEEFTEEEHIVRIRSVIMVERETQKGIIIGHKGSAIKRVGAEARKDLEKFFEKKVFIELYVKVNKNWRSDKNQLKRFGYNQS encoded by the coding sequence ATGACACATAAAGCTGGTTTTGTAAATATTATAGGAAATCCGAACGTAGGTAAATCAACATTGATGAATGCCTTGGTGGGTGAAAAATTATCTATTATCACACCAAAAGCGCAAACGACTAGACATCGTATTTTAGGAATTGTAAACGAAGAAGACTATCAAATTGTGTTTTCTGATACTCCAGGAATTATACAACCCGCTTATGAGTTACAGTCTTCAATGATGGATTTCGTAAAATCGGCATTAGATGATGCCGATGTTTTAATTTACATGGTAGAGGTTGGCGAAAAGGAGTTAAAAAACGAAGCTTTCTTTAAAAGAATCATTCATAGTGAAATTCCTGTAATTTTGTTATTAAATAAAATAGATAAATCTACACAAGATGAAGTAGAAGAAAAAGTGAAGTATTGGACAGAAAAAGTACCAAACGCTTCCGTCTTTGTGATTTCTGCCTTAGAGAAATTTAATATCACTGCTGTTTTTGACAAAATAAAAGAGCTGCTTCCAGAAGGGCCTCCATACTATCCAAAAGACCAATTAACGGACAAACCAGAACGTTTTTTTGTCAATGAAAAAATTAGGGAAAAAATATTAATTCACTATAAGAAAGAAATTCCGTATTCTGTAGAAGTAGAGACAGAAGAGTTTACTGAAGAAGAACATATTGTGCGTATTCGTTCTGTAATTATGGTTGAACGTGAAACCCAAAAAGGAATTATAATCGGCCATAAAGGGTCTGCGATTAAGCGTGTAGGTGCAGAAGCTAGAAAAGATTTAGAAAAATTTTTCGAAAAGAAAGTGTTTATCGAATTATATGTAAAAGTCAATAAAAACTGGAGAAGCGATAAAAATCAATTAAAACGTTTTGGTTATAATCAGAGTTAA
- a CDS encoding response regulator transcription factor, whose amino-acid sequence MTEIKTVLIDSDQPSLIRLQELLAKFNGIEILGTFENSNEGLDFILENEPDIVFIQIEMPNLSGLDVADEISKRETDIKIILVSNHSHYAIKALRISVFDYLVEPIDIDELKISLHRFKTKYKINLNSRELQIIREMSNGLSSQNIGEKLFISRHTVDTYRRIILEKSACQNTAQLIKFALKSGLI is encoded by the coding sequence ATGACTGAAATTAAAACAGTTTTAATAGACTCTGATCAACCATCTTTAATTAGGCTTCAAGAGCTGTTAGCAAAATTTAATGGTATAGAAATTCTAGGGACTTTTGAAAACTCAAATGAAGGCCTAGACTTTATACTAGAAAACGAACCTGATATAGTCTTTATTCAAATAGAAATGCCAAATCTGTCTGGGTTAGATGTGGCAGACGAAATTAGTAAGCGAGAAACAGATATAAAAATAATATTGGTTTCAAATCATTCTCATTATGCTATCAAAGCATTAAGGATATCTGTTTTTGACTATTTAGTTGAACCGATTGATATAGATGAATTAAAAATTAGTTTGCATCGATTTAAAACTAAGTACAAGATAAATTTAAACAGTAGAGAGCTGCAAATTATTAGAGAAATGTCTAATGGACTAAGCAGTCAAAATATTGGTGAAAAATTATTTATTAGCCGGCATACAGTAGATACTTACAGAAGAATCATTTTAGAAAAATCTGCTTGCCAGAATACCGCACAGTTAATTAAGTTTGCTTTAAAAAGTGGTTTAATTTAA
- a CDS encoding Ig-like domain-containing protein, with protein MIKKITFLSVLCFFTITATFSNNDVEKANSSNTENNPNFTLDANGVTCNCDNAANLETGDLTINGVTKTFTKRTEAQLRALIAADQNDPEIGLTCTSGITDMSDLFNNKITFNEDISSWDVSSVTNMKFMFFGANFFNQPIEDWDVSKVTNMWGMFYESLEFNQPIGNWDLSSVTSMYSMFYRAAAFNQPIGNWDVSKVTNMDSVFYRASNFNQPIGNWDVSSVTTMYLMFTEAAAFNQDIGNWDVSKVTVMAYMFLDAAAFNQDLTGWCVTNVVNTFSFATNATNFVSTNHPVWGTCPNTTPTDITLSASAIDENAATATTVGAFSTTDADSADTHTYSLVAGTGDTNNASFTIDGADLKTNAAIDYEINPTLSIRVQTNDGTDTFEKVITITVNDLDEIAPVIALNTPTIQTIEVGTAYSELGATATDNVDAANTLTVVPTVNNENTAVVGSFTVDYNVSDAAGNAATEVTRTVNVVDTTAPTVVTKDITVQLDANGNASITAGDIDNGSSDNSGNVTLSLGSSSLQAGFNNTALDSGFELVNGADWVSGISGSGNLNGAFVAKKTSSGRNYLRTVASDFINSDFEVIFTYDDSNVAYGGDILTFLGIGDPSVTEGIFSEPDMGIFLRDHSNQNGSADHITSRLSGVNSLTSNSYIPEGKKRVKMVKSGNQITFFIDSGNAGTFPTNGQGFDLTSAGSNFLNDTNSYIFFGSGSTNVQLDEISITSTSQPGVYDCASLGQNAVNLVVTDVNGNTATAAATVTVEDNIAPTIALSGDASVTHEALTAYTDLGATTADNCSATLTVTDDINVNTLGIYTVTYTATDSSGNVTTATRTVNVVDTTKPVITLIGDNPQIVTLNTAYEELGATAADNYNGDITTSIGINTLAIDLATVNCYPVTYNVSDASGNNAVQLTRIVFVLEYGKPLAKSDTKTVAQDSKDNLFTIIGNDSFGLDGAHADHPIALSGTYTDNGGKLDLVGDEVKYTPRAGFFGVDKFSYTITDENGDASTAEVTITVTEGSVANNLTAVADEKTVIRGGTTTIVVLSNDLLGTATAADLDAITISNNINGAVITVNSDNSIEYESVSTFSGSEDTFEYTIKETGTDNLSTAIVRVIIEDSVVTDSVLSAKNDEVSVAQNSTDNEIAVLLDNGFDIDSFGLDGAIDNGLTFLDGTLTGLSEQGTIIVDTKGTTTPLDDVIVYTPNTGFVGVDHFYYMITDTTGASSIAQVAITVTEIDAPTAADDAIEILEGSVAAVTIDVLDNDSFGSNGAALSNSLEIIPTTTTAVVVNGTSIEYTPTGTQTGTDTFTYRIKDADGETSDATVTVTFTSVIASDAPKAQDDAVIFAQDSSENIINILDDNGSGADNYGSGAEHPSHPISLVAFYSEEGGALELDGTTVKYTPRTGYFGEDTFDYLITDENGVSDRATVTITVTEGSVANNLTAVADEKTVIRGGTTTIAVLSNDLLGTATAADLDAITISNNINGAVITVNSDNSIEYESVSTFSGSEDTFEYTIKETGTDNLSTAIVRVIIEDSAVTDSVLSAKRDEVSVAQNSTDNEIAVLLDNGFDIDSFGLDGAIDNGLTFLDGTLTGLSEQGTIIVDTNSSDSPLDDVIVYTPNTGFVGVDHFYYMITDTTGASSIAQVAITVTEIDTPTAANDTIEILEGSSAAVTIDVLDNDSFGSNGAALSDSLEIISSGTGTAVVVDGTSIEYTPTGNETGTDTFTYRIKDTVGKTSDATVTVTFTTVIASDAPKAQDDAVIFAQDSSENIINILDDNGSGADNYGSGAAHPSHPISLVAFYSEKGGSLELDGTTVKYTPRTGYVGEDTFDYLITDENGVSDRATVTITVTGSVANGLTAVADEVAAVEGVTRTINVLVNDVFETGTLEAVVISNESGEVTITVNSDNTLEYTYTVAPGATFTGTTDTFNYTIKEAGTTNESTATVTVTIQAADAVNGVPEAKGDTFSVVQGIMSSLAVLADNGSGVDNFGSDGENTTNPLRLFNGTTEGKSVKQIEREAQGSSAFNNLVVNSGKIEYTPVAAFIGEDSFYYKIVDASGDESIAQVTINVTSSKSSGIVTTDAVIKDLQVYPNPSKGAFKVLVYSEKAEQASVLLFDVTGKVVYNKKQLLSAGNNTMNLHVNVQTGILFLKVYTDNTNFGTKKILFE; from the coding sequence ATGATTAAAAAAATAACCTTTTTAAGTGTTCTTTGTTTTTTTACGATTACCGCAACATTCAGTAATAATGACGTAGAAAAAGCAAATTCTTCAAACACAGAAAACAACCCAAATTTTACATTAGATGCAAACGGTGTTACTTGTAATTGTGATAACGCTGCCAATCTTGAGACAGGTGATTTAACCATTAATGGAGTTACAAAAACGTTTACCAAAAGAACAGAGGCTCAATTACGAGCTTTAATTGCTGCAGACCAGAATGACCCAGAAATAGGTTTAACCTGTACTAGTGGTATTACAGATATGAGTGATTTATTTAATAATAAAATTACTTTTAATGAAGATATCAGTTCTTGGGATGTGTCTAGTGTAACTAATATGAAATTTATGTTCTTTGGAGCAAATTTCTTTAACCAACCTATTGAAGATTGGGATGTATCTAAAGTAACTAATATGTGGGGCATGTTCTATGAATCATTAGAATTTAACCAACCGATTGGAAATTGGGACCTTTCTAGTGTAACTAGTATGTATTCCATGTTCTATAGGGCAGCAGCATTTAACCAACCAATTGGAAATTGGGATGTTTCTAAAGTAACTAATATGGATAGTGTGTTCTACAGGGCAAGTAACTTTAACCAACCGATTGGAAATTGGGACGTTTCTAGTGTAACTACCATGTATCTTATGTTCACAGAGGCAGCAGCATTTAACCAAGATATTGGAAATTGGGATGTGTCTAAAGTAACTGTTATGGCTTATATGTTCCTAGATGCAGCAGCATTTAACCAAGACTTAACAGGTTGGTGTGTTACAAACGTAGTCAATACTTTTAGTTTTGCAACTAACGCTACCAATTTCGTTTCAACTAACCACCCTGTTTGGGGTACTTGTCCTAACACCACCCCAACAGACATAACATTAAGCGCAAGTGCAATAGATGAAAATGCAGCTACAGCAACTACCGTAGGGGCCTTTAGCACAACAGATGCAGACAGTGCAGATACACATACCTACAGCTTAGTTGCAGGTACAGGAGATACCAATAATGCAAGCTTTACAATTGATGGGGCAGACCTTAAAACCAATGCGGCTATAGATTATGAAATCAACCCAACTTTAAGCATACGTGTACAAACCAATGACGGTACAGATACTTTTGAAAAAGTAATCACCATAACCGTTAATGATTTAGATGAAATAGCACCAGTAATCGCTTTAAATACACCAACGATACAAACAATAGAAGTAGGTACAGCTTACAGTGAATTAGGAGCAACAGCAACAGATAATGTAGATGCTGCCAATACTTTAACAGTAGTGCCAACAGTAAATAATGAGAATACAGCAGTTGTTGGTAGTTTTACTGTAGATTACAATGTTTCAGATGCAGCAGGAAATGCAGCAACAGAGGTAACAAGAACGGTAAATGTAGTAGATACAACTGCGCCAACCGTTGTAACCAAAGACATTACAGTTCAATTAGATGCAAATGGAAATGCGAGTATTACGGCAGGTGATATTGACAATGGGTCTTCAGACAACTCAGGCAATGTTACTCTCTCCCTTGGATCCTCTAGTTTACAAGCTGGTTTCAATAATACAGCCTTAGATAGCGGTTTTGAATTAGTGAATGGTGCCGATTGGGTTTCAGGTATTTCAGGTTCCGGTAATTTAAATGGAGCGTTTGTTGCGAAGAAGACCTCATCGGGTAGAAATTATTTAAGAACGGTCGCATCCGATTTTATCAATTCTGATTTTGAAGTCATCTTCACTTATGATGATAGCAATGTTGCATACGGTGGCGACATTTTAACCTTCCTAGGCATAGGAGACCCTTCTGTTACTGAAGGAATCTTTTCTGAACCTGACATGGGTATTTTTTTAAGAGATCATTCCAACCAAAACGGTTCAGCCGATCATATAACGAGTAGACTTTCCGGTGTCAACTCGCTTACTTCAAACTCTTATATTCCTGAAGGAAAAAAAAGAGTCAAGATGGTTAAATCTGGTAATCAGATTACTTTCTTCATAGATTCAGGAAATGCAGGTACTTTTCCAACCAATGGGCAAGGTTTTGATTTGACTAGTGCTGGTTCTAATTTCTTAAATGATACAAATTCATACATCTTCTTTGGAAGTGGTTCAACAAATGTGCAACTGGATGAGATTTCTATTACATCTACAAGTCAACCAGGTGTATATGATTGTGCTAGTTTAGGGCAAAATGCTGTTAATTTGGTCGTTACCGATGTTAATGGCAATACTGCAACTGCAGCGGCTACTGTAACGGTAGAAGATAACATAGCTCCAACCATTGCATTATCAGGAGATGCTAGTGTAACACACGAGGCTTTAACGGCATACACAGACTTAGGTGCTACTACTGCAGACAACTGTTCTGCAACACTTACAGTTACTGATGATATAAATGTAAATACTTTAGGTATTTACACTGTAACTTATACTGCAACAGACTCAAGTGGTAACGTAACTACAGCCACTAGAACTGTAAATGTTGTAGATACCACAAAGCCAGTAATTACCTTAATAGGAGATAACCCACAAATAGTAACTCTTAATACTGCATATGAAGAATTAGGAGCAACAGCTGCAGATAATTATAATGGAGATATAACAACAAGTATTGGAATAAATACTTTAGCGATAGATTTAGCAACTGTCAATTGTTATCCTGTAACCTATAATGTTTCAGATGCATCAGGAAATAATGCAGTACAATTAACAAGAATCGTATTTGTTTTAGAATATGGTAAACCATTAGCTAAAAGTGATACTAAAACAGTAGCTCAGGATAGTAAAGACAATCTTTTTACAATTATTGGAAATGATAGTTTTGGATTAGATGGAGCGCATGCAGACCACCCAATCGCACTCTCAGGAACGTATACAGATAATGGAGGAAAGTTAGATTTAGTTGGAGATGAAGTAAAATATACACCACGAGCAGGCTTTTTTGGAGTTGATAAATTTAGTTATACCATTACAGATGAAAACGGAGATGCATCAACAGCAGAAGTAACAATTACGGTAACTGAAGGTTCGGTAGCTAACAATCTTACAGCAGTAGCTGATGAAAAAACAGTTATAAGAGGTGGTACAACAACTATAGTTGTGCTATCAAATGATCTTTTAGGAACAGCAACAGCAGCAGATTTAGATGCGATAACAATTAGTAATAATATAAATGGCGCAGTAATTACAGTAAATTCTGACAATTCAATAGAATATGAATCAGTATCAACTTTTTCAGGATCAGAAGATACTTTTGAGTACACGATTAAAGAGACTGGCACTGATAATTTATCAACAGCTATAGTAAGAGTAATTATAGAAGATTCTGTGGTTACAGACAGTGTATTGTCAGCAAAAAATGATGAAGTAAGCGTAGCACAAAATAGTACAGATAATGAAATAGCTGTTTTATTAGACAACGGATTTGACATAGATAGCTTTGGATTAGATGGAGCAATAGATAATGGCTTAACATTTTTAGATGGAACGCTAACCGGCCTAAGTGAACAAGGAACAATAATTGTAGACACTAAAGGCACAACCACTCCATTAGATGATGTAATTGTTTACACACCAAATACAGGTTTTGTAGGAGTAGATCATTTTTATTATATGATTACAGATACAACAGGAGCTTCTTCCATAGCACAAGTAGCAATCACGGTAACAGAAATAGATGCACCAACAGCGGCAGATGATGCTATAGAGATATTAGAAGGTAGTGTTGCAGCAGTAACTATTGATGTATTAGATAATGACAGTTTTGGATCGAATGGAGCAGCTTTATCAAATTCACTTGAAATAATTCCTACTACTACGACAGCAGTAGTAGTAAATGGAACTTCAATAGAATATACACCTACAGGAACTCAAACAGGAACTGATACTTTTACATATCGTATTAAAGATGCTGATGGTGAGACATCAGACGCAACAGTAACAGTAACATTCACTTCGGTAATTGCAAGTGACGCGCCAAAAGCACAGGATGACGCAGTTATATTTGCACAAGACAGTTCAGAGAATATTATCAATATTTTAGATGATAATGGATCTGGAGCAGATAATTACGGATCAGGTGCTGAACATCCAAGCCATCCAATATCACTTGTAGCATTTTATTCAGAAGAGGGAGGGGCGTTAGAATTAGACGGAACAACTGTAAAATATACACCAAGAACAGGTTATTTTGGAGAAGATACTTTTGATTATTTGATTACAGACGAAAATGGAGTTTCTGACAGAGCTACTGTAACAATTACGGTAACTGAAGGTTCGGTAGCTAACAATCTTACAGCAGTAGCTGATGAAAAAACAGTTATAAGAGGTGGTACAACAACTATAGCTGTGCTATCAAATGATCTTTTAGGAACAGCAACAGCAGCAGATTTAGATGCGATAACAATTAGTAATAATATAAATGGCGCAGTAATTACAGTAAATTCTGACAATTCAATAGAATATGAATCAGTATCAACTTTTTCAGGATCAGAAGATACTTTTGAGTACACGATTAAAGAGACTGGCACCGATAATTTATCAACAGCTATAGTAAGAGTAATTATAGAAGATTCTGCGGTTACAGACAGTGTATTGTCAGCAAAACGTGATGAAGTAAGCGTAGCACAAAATAGTACAGATAATGAAATAGCTGTTTTATTAGACAACGGATTTGACATAGATAGCTTTGGATTAGATGGAGCAATAGATAATGGCTTAACATTTTTAGATGGAACGCTAACCGGCCTAAGTGAACAAGGAACAATCATTGTAGATACTAATTCTTCAGATAGTCCATTAGATGATGTAATTGTTTACACACCAAATACAGGTTTTGTAGGAGTAGATCATTTTTATTATATGATTACAGATACAACAGGAGCTTCTTCCATAGCACAAGTAGCAATCACGGTAACAGAAATAGATACGCCAACAGCGGCAAATGATACTATAGAGATATTAGAAGGTAGTTCTGCAGCAGTAACTATTGATGTATTAGATAATGACAGTTTTGGATCGAATGGAGCAGCTTTATCAGATTCACTTGAAATAATTTCTTCTGGTACGGGAACAGCAGTAGTAGTAGATGGAACTTCAATAGAATATACACCTACTGGAAATGAAACAGGAACTGATACTTTTACATATCGTATTAAAGATACTGTTGGTAAGACATCAGACGCAACAGTAACAGTAACATTCACTACGGTAATTGCAAGTGACGCGCCAAAAGCACAGGATGACGCAGTTATATTTGCACAAGATAGTTCAGAGAATATTATCAATATTTTAGATGATAATGGATCTGGAGCAGATAATTACGGATCAGGTGCTGCACATCCAAGCCATCCAATATCACTTGTAGCATTTTATTCAGAAAAGGGAGGGTCGTTAGAATTAGACGGAACAACTGTAAAATATACACCAAGAACAGGTTATGTTGGAGAAGATACTTTTGATTATTTGATTACAGACGAAAATGGAGTTTCTGACAGAGCTACTGTAACAATTACGGTAACTGGTTCAGTAGCAAATGGTCTTACAGCAGTAGCTGATGAAGTAGCAGCTGTAGAAGGTGTTACAAGAACTATAAATGTATTAGTAAATGATGTTTTCGAAACAGGAACTTTAGAAGCGGTAGTGATTAGTAATGAATCTGGTGAAGTAACCATCACTGTAAATTCTGATAATACTTTAGAATATACATATACAGTTGCACCAGGAGCAACTTTTACAGGAACAACAGATACTTTTAACTACACTATTAAGGAGGCCGGTACTACTAATGAATCAACAGCTACCGTAACGGTAACGATTCAAGCAGCAGATGCAGTAAATGGCGTACCAGAAGCAAAAGGGGATACATTTTCAGTAGTTCAAGGAATAATGAGTTCATTAGCTGTATTAGCTGATAATGGATCAGGAGTAGATAATTTTGGTTCAGATGGAGAAAATACAACAAACCCATTAAGGCTTTTTAATGGAACAACAGAAGGTAAAAGTGTTAAACAAATAGAAAGAGAAGCTCAGGGAAGCAGTGCATTTAACAATCTTGTAGTTAATTCAGGTAAGATTGAGTACACACCGGTAGCAGCTTTTATAGGAGAAGATAGTTTTTATTATAAGATTGTAGATGCAAGTGGAGACGAATCAATAGCACAAGTAACCATTAATGTTACTTCTTCAAAGTCTTCAGGGATTGTAACTACTGACGCAGTAATCAAAGACCTTCAAGTATATCCTAATCCGTCAAAAGGTGCTTTTAAAGTATTAGTTTATAGTGAAAAGGCAGAACAAGCTTCTGTACTATTATTTGATGTTACTGGTAAAGTGGTGTATAACAAGAAACAATTACTTTCTGCAGGGAACAATACAATGAACTTACATGTAAATGTGCAAACAGGTATTTTGTTTTTAAAGGTGTATACAGATAACACCAACTTTGGAACTAAAAAGATTTTATTTGAATAG
- a CDS encoding 5'-nucleotidase C-terminal domain-containing protein, with translation MRALHLIYLFLLFASCKKTNRDLTKITAKTIAIDSTIQSSVKIDSIIAPYKEKLINEMEKVLSYTPKDLTKISIEMQSTLGNLMADMCFKMANPMFKEKTKASIDFAMFNYGGLRAIIPAGKVTKEHAFKLMPFENELVVVNITGDKVAELVNYFIKNKEAHPLSKNIALIIIKENNYALKINDKEFDNNKTYNVLTSDFLQSGGDKMNFFKNPKKLTKLDYKVRDAIISYLEKVDTLKTTIDKRVTIK, from the coding sequence ATGAGAGCTTTACATTTAATTTACTTATTTCTTTTATTTGCTTCTTGCAAAAAAACAAATAGAGACCTCACAAAAATAACTGCAAAAACAATTGCTATCGATAGTACCATACAATCTTCTGTAAAAATAGATAGTATTATAGCTCCATATAAAGAAAAATTGATAAACGAAATGGAAAAGGTGTTGAGTTATACACCAAAAGATCTTACAAAAATAAGTATTGAGATGCAAAGTACTTTGGGAAATTTAATGGCAGATATGTGTTTTAAAATGGCAAATCCTATGTTTAAAGAGAAGACAAAAGCTTCTATTGATTTTGCTATGTTTAATTATGGGGGATTACGAGCCATAATACCTGCTGGAAAAGTAACAAAGGAACATGCTTTTAAACTAATGCCTTTTGAAAATGAATTAGTTGTTGTAAATATTACAGGTGATAAAGTAGCAGAATTAGTCAATTATTTTATTAAAAATAAAGAAGCACATCCTTTATCAAAAAATATAGCACTAATCATTATTAAGGAAAATAATTATGCTTTAAAAATTAATGACAAAGAATTCGACAATAACAAAACCTATAATGTACTAACATCCGATTTTTTACAAAGCGGAGGTGATAAAATGAATTTCTTTAAAAATCCAAAAAAGCTGACAAAATTAGACTATAAAGTAAGGGATGCTATTATCTCTTATTTGGAAAAGGTAGATACTTTAAAAACCACTATAGACAAACGTGTAACAATCAAGTAA
- a CDS encoding FtsX-like permease family protein, translated as MYKMVKERAFDLAILRTYGASNFQLMKMVIYEGLAIAFFKFRS; from the coding sequence ATGTACAAAATGGTAAAAGAACGTGCTTTTGATTTGGCAATTTTAAGAACCTATGGAGCCAGTAATTTTCAATTGATGAAAATGGTAATTTATGAAGGACTAGCTATTGCATTTTTTAAATTTAGATCCTGA